In Daphnia magna isolate NIES linkage group LG6, ASM2063170v1.1, whole genome shotgun sequence, the following are encoded in one genomic region:
- the LOC116924228 gene encoding high mobility group protein DSP1, which yields MPRAKADANKPRGRMTAYAFFVQTCREEHKKKHPDENVVFSEFSKKCAERWKTMSDKEKKRFQEMAERDKVRFDDEMRHYEPAEKGAGRGRKRKQAKDPNAPKRSLSAFFWFCNDERGNVKAAHPEYTVGDIAKDLGRQWGEVDEATKSKYEAMAEKDKARYERENNAYKKKLKGEADEEDEDDDDDDDE from the exons ATGCCACGCGCTAAGGCTGATGCTAACAAACCCCGTGGTCGTATGACGGCCTATGCTTTTTTTGTCCAGACTTGCCGCGAGGAGCACAAGAAGAAGCATCCCGATGAGAACGTAGTGTTTTCTGAGTTCTCTAAGAAGTGTGCTGAACGATGGAAG ACTATGAGTGATaaggaaaagaagagattCCAAGAAATGGCTGAGCGTGATAAAGTTCGCTTTGATGATGAAATGAGGCATTATGAGCCTGCTGAAAAAGGTGCAGGAAGGGGACGTAAACGCAAGCAAGCCAAGGATCCCAATGCTCCAAAGCGCTCTCTTTCAGCATTCTTCTG GTTTTGCAATGATGAACGTGGAAATGTGAAGGCTGCTCAccctgaatacactgttggaGATATTGCCAAAGATCTTGGCAGGCAGTGGGGTGAGGTAGATGAAGCCACCAAATCCAAATATGAAGCTATGGCTGAGAAGGATAAGGCTCGCTATGAAAGA GAAAATAATGCCTACAAGAAGAAGCTTAAGGGTGAGGctgacgaagaagatgaagatgatgatgacgatgatgatgagtaa
- the LOC116924224 gene encoding exosome complex component RRP45: protein MKETPLSICEKQCVVQAVKEGQRIDGRSLSEQRKPCITFGTEWGCCQVLLGNTRVMAQVSCSIQVPKSSRANEGMLFINVEMSTMAAEHFEAGRLGQQGIEVNRLVERCIKDSRCVDLESLCILVEEQAWEVRVDIHVLNHEGNLIDAATLAALGALCHFKRPDVTLDGREVIVHQLDERDPVPLTILHYPLTLSFALFDQGKIYALDPTNLEERSADGKLVLGLNAYRELCTLQISGDGVFIRKEAVLSCANVAASRAVEMVEMLKKCLAADAAERIKGKYDGLVSSVALEAERVTTQSQARTYFKAPAHNLEENADEESLPVPKIKLVKDQGIVTLQTRSDASSSESDTEMDPLPPVPVVKKRVYEEIDIGNDSEEESVMLITNELT, encoded by the exons atgaaGGAAACACCACTATCCATCTGTGAAAAACAGTGTGTAGTCCAAGCTGTCAAAGAAGGAcag AGGATAGACGGAAGGAGTCTTTCGGAACAACGAAAACCTTGCATTACATTTGGAACAGAATGGGGATGCTGCCAAGTTCTTCTTGGAAATACTAG AGTCATGGCGCAAGTGTCATGCAGTATTCAAGTCCCCAAATCATCAAGAGCAAATGAAGGAATGTTGTTTATCAATGTAGAAATGTCTACCATGGCAGCTGAACATTTTGAAGCTGGTAGATTAGGACAACAAGGCATTGAAGTCAATAGGCTGGTTGAAAGATGTATTAAAG ATTCACGCTGTGTTGACTTGGAGAGTTTGTGCATTTTGGTTGAGGAGCAAGCCTGGGAAGTTCGAGTTGATATACATGTACTAAACCATGAGGGAAACCTAATTGATGCTGCCACTTTGGCTGCTCTTGGTGCCCTCTGTCACTTTAAAAGGCCTGATGTAACTCTTGACGGTCGGGAAGTTATCGTTCACCAGCTAGATGAACGTGATCCGGTTCCACTGACCATCTTACACTATCCTCTAACTCTATCGTTTGCACTTTTTGATCAAGG AAAAATCTACGCTCTTGACCCAACAAATTTGGAAGAACGTTCAGCTGATGGAAAACTTGTATTGGGATTGAACGCGTATCGAGAGCTTTGCACGTTGCAGATATCCGGTGATGGGGTGTTTATTCGCAAGGAAGCCGTTCTTTCGTGTGCCAACGTGGCTGCATCAAGAGCTGTTGAAATGGTTGAAATGCTGAAAAAGTGTCTAGCTGCAGATGCAGCTGAAAG AATTAAAGGCAAGTATGACGGACTAGTTTCTAGCGTGGCACTGGAGGCGGAAAGAGTAACCACTCAGTCGCAAGCCAGGACATATTTCAAGGCACCGGCCCataatttagaagaaaatgCAGACGAAGAATCTTTGCCAGTTCCTAAAATAAAATTAGTAAAGGACCAAGGAATCGTTACGTTGCAAACCAGAAGTGATGCCTCCAGTAGCGAGAGCGACACAGAAATGGATCCGCTTCCTCCTGTTCCGGTAGTGAAAAAGAGGGTGTATGAAGAAATTG ATATTGGAAATGATAGCGAGGAAGAGTCCGTTATGCTGATAACGAACGAACTTacttaa
- the LOC116924227 gene encoding histone deacetylase complex subunit SAP30 homolog isoform X2: MADVVLEWQEMLRTVNGFKKLCSKGNSGYIWTLLLLLGHNLPWTFKSVGNIEHSLRFWKTKNGTTTARHIYICDYHKSLIQSVRVRQRKRKDSEDDSNETDRDTLSLQERERDTPEVDLFQLQINTLRRYKRHYKVPTRPGLNKAQLAETLMRHFRTIPVVEKEALHAFLFTVKSNKNKLDLKPNNDNL; the protein is encoded by the exons ATGGCGGACGTTGTCCTAGAATGGCAGGAAATGCTTCGTACAG TAAACGGATTCAAAAAACTGTGCAGCAAAGGAAACTCCGGCTACATATGGACTCTTCT GCTTTTACTTGGTCACAATTTGCCCTGGACttttaaaagtgttggaaatATTGAGCATTCCCTCCGCTTTTGGAAGACCAAGAATGGCACAACTACT GCCAGACATATTTATATTTGTGATTACCACAAGAGCTTAATTCAATCAGTTCGGGTACGGCAGCGTAAACGGAAGGATTCCGAAGACGATTCTAACGAAACAGATAGGGACACACTTAGTCTTCAAGAAAGAGAGCGTGATACTCCCGAAGTTGATCTTTTTCAACTTCAGATAAATACGCTCAGGCGCTATAAGCGACATTACAAAGTACCCACCCGACCAGGCCTCAATAAAGCACAACTGGCAGAG ACACTGATGCGACACTTCCGGACAATTCCCGTGGTAGAGAAGGAAGCCCTGCACGCATTCCTGTTCACTGTCAAAtctaataaaaacaaactcgATCTGAAACCTAATAATGACAACTTGTGA
- the LOC116924227 gene encoding histone deacetylase complex subunit SAP30 homolog isoform X1 produces MNGFSTGSGEEDSRDSKRSHDQHCCLIEFDQMIDDGGRCPRMAGNASYSKRIQKTVQQRKLRLHMDSSARHIYICDYHKSLIQSVRVRQRKRKDSEDDSNETDRDTLSLQERERDTPEVDLFQLQINTLRRYKRHYKVPTRPGLNKAQLAETLMRHFRTIPVVEKEALHAFLFTVKSNKNKLDLKPNNDNL; encoded by the exons ATGAATGGTTTTAGTACGGGTTCGGGTGAGGAGGATTCGCGTGATTCCAAAAGAAGCCATGATCAACACTGCTGCCTGATCGAATTTGATCAGATGATTGACGATGGCGGACGTTGTCCTAGAATGGCAGGAAATGCTTCGTACAG TAAACGGATTCAAAAAACTGTGCAGCAAAGGAAACTCCGGCTACATATGGACTCTTCT GCCAGACATATTTATATTTGTGATTACCACAAGAGCTTAATTCAATCAGTTCGGGTACGGCAGCGTAAACGGAAGGATTCCGAAGACGATTCTAACGAAACAGATAGGGACACACTTAGTCTTCAAGAAAGAGAGCGTGATACTCCCGAAGTTGATCTTTTTCAACTTCAGATAAATACGCTCAGGCGCTATAAGCGACATTACAAAGTACCCACCCGACCAGGCCTCAATAAAGCACAACTGGCAGAG ACACTGATGCGACACTTCCGGACAATTCCCGTGGTAGAGAAGGAAGCCCTGCACGCATTCCTGTTCACTGTCAAAtctaataaaaacaaactcgATCTGAAACCTAATAATGACAACTTGTGA
- the LOC116924222 gene encoding probable tyrosyl-DNA phosphodiesterase: MDMKECTYGSKCYRRNKQHFLGFSHPYIENVASRINNGEIEAVMSLGLTPDLVEKAQVVAELMESGELIPKEQQMLETSVYNRTRGVKRNASEMTQKKASQEAEVNHLEHKEKQLKIKAPSADGKTFATFKALEENQPQESVGKELNPQQKVEASAPLHYFLSAVANEPETWNQPLTLRFADLFHPSLGLLQQSMQMNFMVELGWLLAQYCQHKVQRKPLLVIYGVESKELSEAGSRVPTINTIRVKPKYPFGSHHTKMSMMSYEDGSLRIVVHTGNLIESDWEDRTQGIWVSPSCPPLLSEAAENTGDGDSVTGFKRDLLRYLETYSLVALQPWMEKIRKADMSHINVCFIPSSPGSYPIHPGANERVPRWGHLHLSWLLQQHSSSEPDDTVIMQCSSIGSLGPSPSSWLVGELAVSMAASSSTAKLGQQTVQVVYPCAQDVKASIHGMAGGGCLPYTRQGHSKQTWFTGFLYKWRSESRLRTRAMPHIKSYARVSSDMTRASFFLLTSANVSKAAWGMRSNKCATLMIQSFEAGVLFLPKFIFGGRSFELGRQIILPYDLPLTKYGDGDEPWFIDNMR; encoded by the exons ATGGATATGAAAGAGTGTACGTATGGTTCAAAATGTTATCGGCGAAATAAACAACATTTCCTTGGGTTCTCTCACCCTTATA TTGAAAATGTAGCTTCAAGAATCAACAATGGAGAAATTGAAGCTGTAATGTCACTTGGGTTGACACCAGATCTTGTTGAAAAAGCACAAGTTGTAGCTGAGCTTATGGAAAGCGGGGAATTAATCCCTAAAGAACAACAAATGCTTGAAACCTCTGTTTACAATAGAACACGAGGAGTCAAACGCAATGCTTCTGAAATGACGCAAAAAAAAGCTAGCCAAGAGGCAGAAGTAAATCACTTAGaacataaagaaaaacagcTGAAAATCA aAGCACCATCTGCAGATGGGAAAACTTTTGCCACCTTTAAGGCTTTAGAGGAAAATCAACCACAGGAAAGTGTTGGGAAAGAACTCAACCCTCAACAAAAGGTTGAAGCTTCTGCTCCCCTTCATTATTTTCTGAGTGCAGTGGCAAATGAACCAGAGACTTGGAACCAGCCTCTCACCCTTAGATTTGCAGACTTGTTCCATCCATCTCTAGGATTGTTGCAGCAGTCAATGCAAATGAATTTCATGGTAGAACTTGGTTGGCTACTTGCCCAATATTGTCAACACAAAGTCCA GAGAAAG CCGCTGTTGGTGATATATGGGGTAGAATCCAAAGAACTGTCAGAAGCTGGAAGTCGTGTACCAACCATCAACACCATCCGCGTGAAACCTAAATATCCATTTGGTAGTCATCACAC aaaaatgtccaTGATGTCCTACGAAGACGGATCTTTGCGAATTGTTGTTCATACTGGTAACCTCATCGAATCTGATTGGGAGGACCGAACACAAG GAATTTGGGTTAGTCCTTCCTGCCCGCCATTATTATCCGAAGCCGCTGAGAACACGGGAGATGGAGATTCTGTTACCGGTTTTAAACGCGACCTTCTTCGCTATTTAGAAACCTATTCCCTTGTCGCTTTACAGCCCtggatggaaaaaattcgGAAGGCTGATATGTCCCACATTAA tGTATGCTTTATTCCTTCTTCTCCTGGGTCTTACCCAATCCATCCAGGAGCCAATGAAAGAGTGCCTAGGTGGGGCCATCTTCACTTGTCCTGGCTATTGCAGCAGCATTCCTCGTCTGAACCAGATGATACAGTCATCATGCAATGTTCTTCAATTGGCTCACTTGGTCCTTCACCCAGTAGTTGGCTTGTTGGTGAGCTGGCCGTGTCAATGGCTGCATCCTCGAGTACGGCCAAACTCGGCCAACAAACCGTTCAAGTG GTTTATCCTTGTGCCCAAGACGTAAAAGCTAGTATTCACGGGATGGCTGGGGGAGGCTGTCTACCCTACACCCGTCAAGGCCATAGTAAACAAACATGGTTCACCGGATTCCTTTA CAAGTGGCGAAGCGAAAGCAGGCTCCGAACACGG GCAATGCCACATATAAAATCTTATGCGCGAGTTAGCAGTGATATGACCAGAGCTTCATTTTTCTTACTCACCAGCGCCAATGTTTCAAAA GCCGCATGGGGAATGCGGAGCAACAAGTGCGCCACCTTAATGATCCAGTCATTTGAAGCTGGTGTACTTTTCCTACCAAAATTTATC TTCGGAGGAAGGAGTTTTGAATTAGGTAGGCAAATAATTCTTCCATACGATTTACCATTGACGAAATACGGCGACGGAGATGAGCCATGGTTCATAGATAATATGCGTTGA